A region from the Xiphias gladius isolate SHS-SW01 ecotype Sanya breed wild chromosome 20, ASM1685928v1, whole genome shotgun sequence genome encodes:
- the cryba4 gene encoding beta-crystallin A4 has protein sequence MTHHCTKFSGHWKIIVFDEECFQGRRHEFTSECGNVMEFGFETVRSLRVESGAWVGYEHASYQGQQFVLERGEYPQCDAFGGSNAYHIERLTSFRPIACANHRECRMTIFERENFLGRKGELSDDYPSLQAMGWCNNEVGSLRVQSGAFVCYQYPGYRGYQYIMECDRHCGEYKHFREFGSHCQTPQIQSIRRIQQ, from the exons ATGACTCACCATTGCACCAAGTTCTCTGGCCACTGGAAG ATCATTGTCTTCGATGAGGAGTGCTTCCAGGGCCGCCGCCATGAGTTCACCTCTGAGTGCGGCAACGTGATGGAGTTCGGCTTCGAGACCGTGCGCTCCCTCAGGGTGGAGAGCGGAGC CTGGGTGGGTTATGAGCACGCCTCCTACCAGGGACAGCAGTTCGTCCTGGAGAGGGGAGAGTACCCCCAGTGTGATGCTTTTGGCGGAAGCAATGCCTATCACATTGAGAGACTGACCTCCTTCAGACCTATTGCCTGCGCT AACCACAGAGAGTGTCGTATGACAATCTTTGAGCGTGAGAACTTCCTGGGCCGTAAGGGTGAGCTTAGCGACGATTATCCCTCCCTCCAGGCCATGGGCTGGTGCAACAATGAAGTTGGCTCTCTCAGGGTCCAGTCTGGAGC ATTCGTGTGCTACCAGTACCCTGGTTATCGTGGATACCAGTATATCATGGAGTGTGATCGTCACTGCGGGGAGTACAAACACTTCAGGGAGTTTGGCTCCCACTGCCAAACCCCTCAGATCCAGTCCATCCGCCGTATTCAGCAGTAA